The proteins below are encoded in one region of Winogradskyella helgolandensis:
- a CDS encoding glycosyltransferase family 2 protein, which yields MPNIKVIIPAYNEEASIPFVINAIPEIVDEIIVVSNNSTDNTEYNAKNAGATVLIENRKGYGFACLKGMDYIAKQEKKTDIVVFLDGDFSDYPEELTKIVQPIIDHNIDFVVGARVKGLREEGSMTVPQIFGNWLATNLMTLFFRSTFTDLGPFRAIKYDKLLGLNMEDKTYGWTVEMQLKVLKQKLSYREIPVNYRNRIGVSKVSGTIKGAIFAGIKILGWIFKYSFKK from the coding sequence ATGCCCAATATAAAAGTTATTATTCCTGCTTACAATGAGGAAGCTTCAATTCCGTTTGTAATTAACGCCATTCCTGAGATAGTTGACGAAATTATTGTGGTTAGTAACAATTCAACTGACAACACTGAATATAATGCTAAAAATGCTGGAGCCACTGTTTTAATCGAAAACCGAAAAGGTTATGGTTTTGCATGCTTAAAAGGCATGGATTATATCGCTAAGCAAGAAAAAAAAACAGACATCGTAGTTTTTTTAGATGGAGATTTTAGTGATTATCCTGAAGAATTAACGAAAATCGTTCAACCCATTATTGATCACAACATTGATTTTGTGGTAGGTGCTCGTGTTAAGGGATTACGAGAAGAGGGCTCAATGACTGTTCCTCAAATTTTTGGTAATTGGCTAGCAACCAACCTAATGACTTTATTCTTTCGATCTACATTTACCGACTTAGGACCTTTTAGAGCTATTAAATACGACAAACTTTTAGGGTTAAATATGGAAGATAAAACATATGGTTGGACTGTAGAAATGCAATTAAAAGTTTTAAAACAGAAGTTAAGCTATAGGGAAATTCCTGTTAATTATAGGAACAGAATAGGTGTCTCAAAAGTTTCAGGTACCATAAAAGGTGCTATCTTTGCAGGTATAAAGATCTTAGGTTGGATTTTTAAATACAGTTTTAAAAAATGA
- a CDS encoding cellulose synthase family protein: MILESIVIVIYTIAIVLIFMYALAQLNLLYNYLSSKKKRQDCDTFDFSNSDEIPLVTIQLPVFNEMYVMERLLDNIALLEYPKDKLEIQVLDDSTDETVATTKAHVDQLAKTGLDITHITRTDRSGFKAGALKEGLKIAKGDFIAIFDADFLPQPNWLKRTIPYFKNEKIGVVQTRWGHINRDYSLLTKIQAFALDAHFTLEQVGRNSKGHFINFNGTAGVWRKTCILDAGNWEGDTLTEDLDLSYRAQLKNWEFKYLEDVETPAELPVVISAARSQQFRWNKGGAENFRKMLWRVLKSDNISTKTKVHGLLHLLNSSMFLSIFTVAILSIPMLYIKNEYAHLRNYFYIMSFFVMSTIIFFVCYWFMYRSIYGSGFKKFFSYIGMFFTFFSIAMGFSLHNSIAVIEGHIGKRSEFVRTPKFNISTIRDSWKGNKYIMKKMSPHVIIEGILMLYFAFGMYSAFVVGDQGGDFGLFPFHLMLFIGFGYVFFKSLSSKV; the protein is encoded by the coding sequence ATGATTCTCGAATCAATCGTTATTGTTATCTACACCATTGCCATAGTACTCATATTCATGTATGCTTTGGCACAATTAAATTTACTCTACAATTATTTATCGTCTAAAAAGAAAAGGCAAGATTGCGATACTTTTGACTTTTCAAATTCCGATGAAATTCCTCTTGTGACTATACAACTTCCAGTATTTAACGAAATGTATGTTATGGAGCGTTTATTAGATAATATTGCGCTTTTAGAATACCCAAAAGACAAGTTAGAGATTCAAGTTTTAGATGACTCTACAGATGAGACAGTTGCCACCACAAAAGCACATGTAGATCAACTAGCAAAAACAGGTTTAGATATTACACATATTACTAGAACAGATAGAAGTGGTTTTAAAGCTGGTGCCCTTAAAGAAGGTTTAAAAATTGCTAAAGGTGATTTTATAGCCATTTTTGATGCTGATTTTTTACCGCAACCAAACTGGTTAAAACGCACTATTCCGTATTTTAAGAATGAGAAAATTGGTGTTGTTCAGACACGTTGGGGACATATTAACCGCGATTATTCTTTACTAACTAAAATTCAAGCCTTCGCTTTAGATGCGCATTTTACATTAGAGCAAGTTGGGAGAAACAGTAAAGGTCACTTCATTAATTTTAATGGAACGGCTGGTGTTTGGCGAAAAACCTGCATTCTCGATGCTGGTAATTGGGAAGGAGATACACTTACAGAAGACTTAGATTTAAGTTATAGAGCGCAATTAAAAAATTGGGAATTCAAATATTTGGAAGATGTTGAAACACCCGCTGAACTACCTGTAGTCATTAGTGCGGCACGCTCTCAACAATTTCGTTGGAATAAAGGTGGTGCAGAGAATTTTAGAAAAATGCTGTGGCGCGTTTTAAAATCGGATAACATATCCACCAAAACAAAAGTACACGGTTTACTTCATTTACTGAATAGCTCTATGTTTTTAAGCATCTTTACAGTTGCTATTCTAAGTATTCCAATGCTCTATATAAAAAATGAATACGCGCACCTAAGAAACTACTTCTACATAATGAGTTTCTTTGTAATGAGTACCATCATTTTCTTTGTATGTTATTGGTTTATGTACCGCAGTATTTATGGTAGTGGTTTTAAAAAATTCTTTAGTTATATAGGTATGTTTTTCACCTTTTTCTCAATTGCTATGGGTTTTTCACTTCATAATTCTATAGCTGTTATTGAAGGGCATATTGGAAAACGCAGCGAATTTGTAAGAACTCCAAAGTTTAATATTAGTACCATTAGAGATTCATGGAAAGGCAATAAATACATTATGAAAAAGATGTCGCCTCACGTTATTATTGAAGGTATTTTAATGCTTTATTTTGCTTTTGGGATGTATAGTGCTTTTGTGGTTGGAGACCAAGGTGGTGACTTCGGATTGTTTCCGTTTCACTTAATGCTATTTATTGGCTTTGGCTATGTGTTTTTTAAGTCCTTAAGTTCTAAGGTGTGA
- a CDS encoding mannosyltransferase has translation MISLWKYHKIPFLFFIVSCIVYLWFAYDITRVETTQLLLLYIVLFVIAFQIIQKTGFNFKLLVIFSIVFRLLFLFAIPNLSQDFYRFIWDGRMIIEGYNPYLFTPDSFIQNGKFPIPQAQELYNGMGTLSASHFTNYPPINQLCFTIAAIFSGQNILGSVVVMRVLIIAADIGTLFFGKKLLERLKLPSNRIFWYILNPFIIIELTGNLHFEGVMIFFLVWSLYLLHSGKWKWAAVVLACSISVKLIPLMLLPLFFGWFTTKKLNDKTETLGLLKLITFYTMVMATTLFLFLPFFSIDFVTNYSKTVGLWFGNFEFNASMYYLARAIGYAITGYNEIAIIGKILPIIAVLIILGFSFFKQNNSLAKLATSMLLALTCYLFLSTTVHPWYIATLVILSIFTNYKFPLVWSLVIILSYLAYSNTDNSENLWIIALEYSIVFSVFIWELCFKKTLPVT, from the coding sequence GTGATTTCGCTTTGGAAATATCACAAAATTCCATTTCTATTTTTCATTGTTAGTTGCATCGTTTATTTATGGTTTGCTTACGATATAACTCGTGTTGAAACTACCCAACTGCTGCTTTTATATATTGTATTATTTGTAATTGCTTTTCAAATTATTCAGAAAACAGGCTTTAACTTCAAGCTATTAGTCATTTTTTCTATTGTATTTCGATTGTTATTTTTATTTGCAATCCCGAATTTATCTCAAGATTTTTACCGTTTTATTTGGGATGGACGAATGATTATTGAAGGTTATAATCCTTATTTATTTACACCTGATTCATTCATTCAAAATGGGAAATTTCCCATACCACAGGCTCAAGAATTATACAATGGCATGGGAACTTTAAGCGCTTCTCATTTCACTAATTATCCACCAATAAATCAATTGTGTTTTACCATTGCAGCTATATTCTCTGGACAAAACATTTTGGGTTCCGTGGTTGTCATGCGAGTCTTAATTATTGCAGCAGATATAGGAACCTTATTCTTTGGAAAGAAACTTTTAGAACGTCTGAAACTGCCATCTAATAGAATCTTTTGGTATATTCTAAACCCTTTTATTATTATAGAATTAACAGGAAATCTTCATTTTGAAGGAGTCATGATTTTCTTCCTAGTGTGGTCATTGTATTTATTACATTCTGGAAAATGGAAATGGGCTGCCGTCGTTTTAGCGTGTTCCATTTCCGTGAAGTTGATCCCTTTGATGTTATTGCCTTTGTTTTTTGGATGGTTCACCACTAAAAAGTTGAATGATAAAACAGAGACATTAGGTCTCTTAAAATTAATTACATTTTATACCATGGTAATGGCAACGACATTGTTCTTGTTCTTACCCTTTTTTTCAATTGATTTTGTAACAAATTACTCTAAAACAGTAGGACTTTGGTTTGGGAATTTTGAATTTAATGCGAGCATGTACTATCTCGCAAGAGCCATCGGCTACGCCATAACAGGTTATAATGAAATTGCTATTATTGGAAAAATACTCCCCATTATTGCGGTGCTTATAATTCTTGGCTTTTCGTTTTTTAAACAAAATAATAGCTTAGCTAAATTAGCAACGTCGATGTTGTTAGCATTAACCTGTTATTTGTTTTTGAGTACCACGGTTCATCCATGGTATATTGCAACTTTAGTAATCCTAAGTATCTTTACCAATTATAAATTTCCATTGGTGTGGTCGTTAGTGATTATACTCAGTTATTTAGCATATTCCAATACTGATAATTCTGAAAACCTTTGGATAATCGCTTTAGAATATAGCATCGTGTTTTCTGTTTTTATTTGGGAATTATGTTTCAAAAAAACACTGCCAGTTACCTAG
- a CDS encoding VOC family protein: METAFHMSLPCLSIEDTENFYTKNIGASLGRTGDNWLDIDLFGHQLTFIQAEKFNFNSPNYVFEGKLLPSFHFGVIVNIETWGELYAKLSDLKLKVVTQTTFLKDKSGEHLSFFIKDPNDYMLEFKSFKDSKDMFKA, encoded by the coding sequence ATGGAAACAGCATTTCACATGTCTTTGCCATGTTTAAGTATAGAAGACACTGAGAACTTTTACACCAAAAACATAGGAGCTTCTCTAGGCAGAACTGGCGATAATTGGTTAGATATAGATTTATTTGGTCATCAATTAACATTTATTCAAGCCGAAAAATTTAATTTCAATAGTCCAAATTATGTATTTGAAGGTAAGTTATTACCTTCATTTCATTTTGGTGTTATTGTAAATATTGAAACCTGGGGAGAACTCTATGCAAAGCTTAGTGACTTAAAGCTTAAAGTAGTGACTCAAACCACATTTTTAAAAGATAAATCTGGAGAGCATTTATCGTTTTTCATTAAAGATCCTAACGATTATATGTTGGAATTTAAGAGTTTTAAAGACTCTAAAGATATGTTTAAAGCCTAA
- a CDS encoding carbon-nitrogen hydrolase family protein, which produces MDEQKIENIELSYLTVGDFEELKSATLEAYGGVLNSYWKKDHIARLTSIFSEGQVVIRIDGQLAGCALSLIVDYDKIDDNHTYADIIEGDKFKNHDPDGDVLYGIDVFIKPEFRGLRLGRRLYDYRKELCENLNLKGIVFGGRMPNYHKYKDQYSPKEYIQKVKHKEIHDPVLNFQTSNDFHPIRIIKGYLEGDTASSEYAVLMEWDNIYYTKPNKKASSVKTVVRLGLIQWQMRPYDGLDDLMQQVEYFVDSVSAYRSDFAVFPEFFNAPLMAKYNHMHEPQAIRELAGYTQTIVEKMQQLSISYNINIITGSMPEVVDDVLYNVGYLCRRDGSLERYEKIHVTPDEAKVWGMQRGHQLKTFETDAGKVGVLICYDSEFPELSRLLADEGMDILFVPFLTDTQNGYSRVRLCAQARAIENECYVAIAGSVGNLPNVNNMDIQYAQSAVFTPCDFSFPSNGIKAETTPNTEMILVADVDLGLLRELHSFGAVKNLKDRRKDFYDVIRVNK; this is translated from the coding sequence ATGGACGAACAAAAAATTGAAAATATAGAATTAAGCTATCTAACAGTTGGCGATTTTGAGGAATTAAAATCGGCAACCTTAGAAGCCTATGGCGGTGTTCTTAATTCGTATTGGAAAAAGGACCATATTGCACGTTTGACCTCTATTTTTTCTGAAGGGCAAGTGGTCATTCGCATCGACGGACAGTTGGCAGGTTGTGCGTTGTCTTTAATTGTGGATTACGATAAGATTGATGACAACCATACTTACGCTGACATTATTGAAGGTGATAAATTTAAGAACCACGATCCAGATGGTGATGTGCTTTATGGTATTGATGTCTTTATTAAACCAGAATTTAGAGGTTTACGTTTAGGACGTCGTTTATATGATTACCGAAAGGAATTATGCGAGAACTTAAACTTAAAAGGAATTGTTTTTGGAGGTAGAATGCCAAATTACCATAAGTATAAAGATCAATATTCTCCAAAAGAATACATTCAGAAAGTAAAGCATAAAGAAATTCACGATCCGGTTTTAAATTTTCAGACCTCTAATGATTTTCATCCTATAAGAATTATAAAAGGCTATTTAGAAGGAGATACAGCATCTAGCGAATATGCGGTTTTAATGGAATGGGATAATATTTATTATACCAAACCTAATAAAAAAGCGAGCAGTGTAAAAACGGTAGTGCGTTTAGGGTTGATTCAATGGCAAATGCGACCTTATGATGGTTTAGACGATTTAATGCAGCAAGTCGAATATTTTGTAGATAGTGTGTCTGCTTATCGTTCTGATTTTGCCGTATTTCCTGAGTTTTTTAATGCACCCTTAATGGCTAAGTATAATCATATGCACGAGCCACAAGCCATTAGAGAATTAGCAGGTTATACGCAAACTATTGTAGAGAAAATGCAGCAATTGTCTATTTCTTATAACATTAATATTATCACAGGTAGTATGCCAGAGGTTGTGGATGATGTGTTGTATAATGTGGGTTATTTATGCCGAAGAGATGGAAGTTTAGAGCGTTATGAGAAAATTCATGTGACTCCAGACGAAGCTAAAGTTTGGGGAATGCAAAGAGGTCATCAATTAAAAACCTTTGAAACTGATGCCGGAAAAGTAGGAGTTTTAATTTGCTATGATTCCGAATTCCCAGAATTATCAAGACTGTTAGCAGATGAAGGCATGGATATATTATTCGTTCCGTTTTTAACGGATACTCAAAATGGGTATTCTAGAGTTCGTTTATGCGCTCAAGCAAGAGCTATTGAAAATGAATGTTATGTCGCTATTGCTGGTAGTGTTGGTAATTTACCGAATGTAAATAATATGGATATTCAATATGCCCAGTCAGCCGTATTTACTCCGTGCGACTTTTCATTTCCAAGTAATGGTATTAAGGCAGAAACCACACCTAACACAGAGATGATTTTAGTAGCAGATGTAGACTTAGGCTTATTGCGAGAATTGCATTCATTTGGTGCGGTAAAAAATTTAAAAGATCGAAGAAAAGATTTTTATGATGTTATTCGAGTAAATAAATAA
- a CDS encoding deoxyhypusine synthase family protein gives MTTNKGEISKFIEKYYLHFNAAALVDAAKGYEDQLNSGAKMLVSLAGAMSTAELGKIFAEMIRQDKVQIVSCTGANLEEDIMNLVAHSHYKRVPNYRDLTPQDEWDLLEKGLNRVTDTCIPEEEAFRRIQEHIVKIWKEAEANGERYLPHEYMYKLLLSGVLEEHYEIDIKDSWMYAAAEKNLPIICPGWEDSTMGNIFASYVLKGELKASTMKSGIEYMTFLADWYTNNSENGIGFFQIGGGIAGDFPICVVPMLYQDMERPETPFWSYFCQISDSTTSYGSYSGAVPNEKITWGKLDINTPKFIIESDATIVAPLIFAYLLDM, from the coding sequence ATGACTACTAATAAAGGAGAAATTTCAAAATTTATAGAGAAGTATTATTTACACTTTAATGCAGCGGCTTTGGTTGATGCGGCAAAGGGTTACGAAGATCAGTTAAATTCTGGTGCAAAGATGTTAGTATCTTTGGCTGGTGCGATGAGTACTGCCGAATTAGGTAAGATTTTTGCTGAAATGATTCGTCAAGATAAGGTGCAGATTGTGTCTTGTACAGGTGCTAATTTAGAAGAAGATATCATGAATTTGGTAGCACACTCACATTACAAACGTGTACCAAACTACAGAGATTTAACACCTCAAGATGAATGGGACTTATTAGAAAAGGGATTAAACCGTGTCACAGATACATGTATTCCTGAAGAGGAGGCCTTTAGAAGAATTCAAGAACATATCGTTAAAATTTGGAAAGAAGCTGAAGCAAACGGAGAACGTTATTTACCACATGAATACATGTACAAATTGTTGTTGTCTGGAGTTTTAGAAGAGCATTACGAGATAGATATTAAGGATTCTTGGATGTATGCTGCTGCCGAAAAAAACCTACCTATTATCTGTCCAGGTTGGGAAGATAGTACCATGGGTAATATTTTTGCCAGCTACGTATTAAAAGGCGAATTAAAAGCAAGCACTATGAAATCTGGTATAGAATACATGACATTTTTAGCAGATTGGTATACTAATAATTCTGAAAATGGTATCGGATTCTTCCAAATTGGTGGAGGTATTGCTGGTGATTTTCCTATTTGTGTAGTACCAATGTTATATCAAGATATGGAACGTCCAGAAACACCTTTCTGGAGCTATTTCTGTCAAATTAGTGATAGTACAACGAGTTACGGATCGTACTCAGGTGCAGTGCCAAACGAAAAAATAACGTGGGGAAAACTAGATATCAATACACCAAAATTCATTATTGAAAGTGATGCGACCATCGTAGCACCATTAATTTTTGCTTATCTTTTAGATATGTAA
- the speB gene encoding agmatinase — protein sequence MKTKTYAGIPEELAKLETAKIVLIPVPYDGTSTWQKGADKGPDAFLDASANMELYDIETGSEVYQQGVFLADAVTENASPEAMVEAVHQATKKYIKKNKFVTVFGGEHSVSIGTIRAFNEMFDDITVLHIDAHADLRESYEGTNCNHACAVYEASQTTNLIQVGIRSMDILEKTVMDEDKTYFAHEMAQDDSWMDAAIDQMTDNVFITFDLDAFDPSIMPSTGTPEPGGLFYYETLEFLKQVFEEKNVVGFDIVELCPNEHDKSSDFLAAKLYYKMLSYKFQDQNIEDGFESNFNDSNNTGNKKSKFNTEDDY from the coding sequence ATGAAAACAAAAACTTACGCTGGTATTCCAGAAGAATTAGCAAAATTAGAAACTGCTAAAATTGTATTAATTCCTGTGCCTTATGATGGTACAAGTACATGGCAAAAAGGAGCTGATAAAGGTCCTGATGCTTTTTTAGATGCTTCAGCTAATATGGAGCTCTATGATATTGAAACAGGTTCTGAAGTGTATCAACAAGGTGTGTTCTTAGCTGATGCGGTAACAGAAAATGCGTCGCCAGAAGCGATGGTTGAAGCCGTACATCAAGCCACAAAAAAATATATCAAAAAGAACAAATTTGTAACTGTTTTTGGTGGTGAGCACTCTGTATCAATCGGTACTATTAGAGCGTTTAATGAAATGTTCGATGATATTACAGTGTTGCATATTGATGCACATGCCGATTTACGTGAAAGCTACGAAGGTACTAATTGTAACCATGCATGTGCCGTTTATGAAGCGAGTCAAACCACTAACTTAATTCAAGTTGGTATTCGTTCTATGGATATTCTTGAGAAAACCGTTATGGACGAGGACAAAACGTATTTCGCTCATGAAATGGCGCAAGATGACAGTTGGATGGATGCTGCTATAGACCAAATGACCGATAACGTATTTATCACATTCGATCTAGATGCGTTTGATCCTTCAATTATGCCAAGCACAGGAACACCAGAACCAGGTGGTCTATTTTATTACGAAACACTAGAGTTCTTAAAACAAGTATTTGAAGAAAAAAATGTAGTTGGTTTTGATATTGTAGAATTATGCCCTAATGAACATGATAAATCATCAGATTTCTTAGCGGCTAAATTGTACTACAAAATGTTGAGCTACAAATTTCAAGATCAAAATATTGAAGATGGTTTTGAAAGTAACTTTAACGATTCAAACAACACAGGAAACAAAAAATCTAAATTCAACACAGAAGATGACTACTAA
- a CDS encoding arginine decarboxylase, which translates to MNNKYIDLIDQSFHFPQDEFKLEDKELHFHDIDLMKLVEDHGVPLKFTYLPQISNNIQRAKTWFADAFKKHGYKGKYNYCYCTKSSHFKHVLDEALTNDIHIETSSAFDIDIVKALKKEGKITDKTFVLSNGFKRERYITNIANLINDGHKNCIPIIDNYEEIDLLSEEIDGKFQVGIRIASEEEPKFEFYTSRLGIGYKNIVPFYKNQIQDNKKVELKMLHFFINTGIRDNAYYWNELHKCLKVYTALKKICPTLDSLNIGGGFPIKNSLAFDFDYAYMVDEIVNQIKLVCEEEEVAVPNIFTEFGSFTVGESGGALYKILYQKQQNDREKWNMINSSFITTLPDTWAINKRFIMLPLNRWNDSYERVLLGGLTCDSDDYYNSEQHTNAIYLPKYNKDKPLYIGFFNTGAYQETIGGFGGLQHCLIPTPKHILIQKDADGNLNTKVFAEQQKSENLLGILGYEPETKVEKTKSNSISKSKI; encoded by the coding sequence ATGAACAATAAATACATTGATCTCATCGATCAATCCTTTCACTTTCCACAAGATGAATTTAAACTTGAGGACAAAGAGCTGCATTTCCATGATATAGACCTAATGAAATTGGTTGAAGACCATGGAGTACCTTTAAAATTTACCTATCTACCACAAATATCTAATAACATACAACGCGCTAAAACTTGGTTTGCTGATGCATTTAAAAAGCATGGTTATAAAGGCAAGTATAACTATTGCTACTGTACTAAAAGTTCGCATTTTAAACATGTTTTAGATGAAGCTTTAACTAATGATATTCATATTGAAACGTCTTCTGCTTTTGATATAGATATTGTAAAAGCGCTTAAAAAGGAAGGTAAAATTACGGACAAAACGTTTGTATTAAGTAACGGTTTTAAACGCGAACGCTACATTACTAATATTGCCAACCTTATTAATGACGGACATAAAAATTGTATTCCTATTATCGATAATTATGAGGAAATCGATTTGTTATCTGAAGAAATTGATGGAAAATTCCAAGTTGGAATTAGAATCGCATCAGAAGAAGAGCCTAAGTTCGAATTCTATACGTCACGTTTAGGAATAGGTTATAAAAACATTGTGCCTTTTTATAAAAATCAGATTCAGGATAATAAAAAAGTAGAGTTGAAGATGCTTCACTTTTTTATCAATACTGGGATTAGAGACAATGCCTATTATTGGAATGAATTGCACAAATGTTTAAAGGTTTATACCGCTTTAAAGAAAATTTGCCCAACGTTAGATAGTTTAAATATAGGTGGAGGCTTCCCAATAAAAAACTCATTAGCTTTCGATTTTGATTATGCTTATATGGTAGACGAAATCGTGAATCAGATCAAATTAGTTTGTGAGGAAGAAGAAGTTGCGGTTCCAAACATTTTCACTGAATTCGGTAGTTTTACAGTCGGAGAAAGTGGAGGCGCATTGTATAAAATCTTGTACCAAAAACAACAAAATGATCGTGAGAAATGGAACATGATTAATTCATCTTTCATTACAACTTTACCAGATACTTGGGCAATTAATAAACGTTTTATAATGTTGCCTCTTAACCGCTGGAATGATAGCTATGAGCGTGTGCTTTTAGGAGGTTTAACTTGCGATAGTGACGATTATTACAACAGTGAGCAGCATACCAATGCTATTTATTTGCCTAAATACAATAAGGATAAACCCTTGTATATTGGCTTTTTTAATACAGGAGCTTACCAAGAAACTATTGGTGGTTTTGGTGGGTTACAGCATTGCTTAATTCCAACACCAAAACATATTTTAATCCAGAAAGATGCTGACGGTAATCTAAACACTAAAGTTTTTGCAGAGCAGCAAAAAAGTGAAAATCTGTTAGGTATTTTGGGCTATGAGCCAGAAACTAAAGTAGAAAAGACTAAGTCTAATTCGATTTCAAAATCAAAAATTTAA
- a CDS encoding T9SS type A sorting domain-containing protein produces the protein MIKITYYLYLLLLPTFVASQNLVENGNAEVSPIIENGWTQISGDWQQRTTSPLPQEGSAYFFAGANSSAELFQDVDVSNNSTNIDSGNQYYTFSCYLHSWPQTPTDEGRVIVDYINSVGDILDTYDTGVNTRTDEWVYFTDTRLAPIGTRTIKVTLLSERYQGSNNDGYIDDVQLIEGEGLTIEQFDEPKFAIFPNPAKHNIQVSGLTGHSNYSIYNLIGEKVTTGTISHNKHINIEALANGLYFIYLDKQVLKFIKK, from the coding sequence ATGATTAAAATTACATATTACTTATATCTTTTATTGCTTCCAACTTTTGTTGCTAGTCAAAATTTAGTAGAAAATGGCAACGCGGAAGTCAGTCCAATTATAGAAAATGGATGGACACAAATTTCAGGAGATTGGCAACAGCGAACAACTTCACCATTACCACAAGAAGGGAGTGCTTATTTCTTTGCTGGTGCTAATAGTAGTGCTGAATTATTTCAAGATGTAGATGTTTCTAACAATAGCACAAACATTGATTCAGGTAATCAATACTATACATTTAGTTGTTATTTACACTCTTGGCCTCAAACACCTACGGATGAAGGTAGAGTTATAGTTGACTATATAAATTCAGTTGGAGATATCTTAGATACATATGATACAGGGGTTAATACGAGAACTGATGAATGGGTTTATTTTACAGATACGCGTTTAGCACCAATAGGAACAAGAACTATTAAAGTGACACTACTTTCTGAGCGATACCAAGGAAGTAACAACGATGGTTATATTGACGATGTTCAATTAATAGAAGGAGAAGGATTAACTATTGAGCAATTTGACGAACCTAAATTCGCTATATTTCCTAATCCTGCAAAACATAACATTCAAGTTTCGGGATTAACCGGTCATTCAAATTATAGCATCTATAATTTAATAGGAGAAAAGGTAACAACAGGCACAATTTCACATAATAAGCACATCAATATTGAAGCGCTTGCAAATGGCTTATACTTTATCTATCTAGATAAGCAAGTTTTAAAGTTCATTAAAAAATAG